The Pyxidicoccus sp. MSG2 DNA segment GTTCTAGCACTCGCGTTCAGGCACGGCCGCCGATTCGGGAGCGCTACGGGATGATTCAGGTCTGTCTGTTGAAGGACGGTCAGCTTGTCACCGGCGGGGAGGAGCTCCTCGCGCACGACGGCCGGAAGTGGGTCGACGTGCAGAAGCCAACCGAGGAAATCATGGCCCGGCTGGCGGAGCGGTTCGGCCTGCACAAGCTGGCCGTGGAGGACTGCCTCCACCTGGACCAGCGACCCAAGCTGGAGGAATACCCCAACCACCAGTTCATCGTCCTGCAGGGCTTCTCCGTGGCCAGCAAGGACGTGTGTGACCTGACGCTGCACGAGCACCACTTCTTCCTGTCTCACGACTGGCTCATCAGCGTCCACGAGTTCCCCTTCGCCGGGCTGGAGGCGGTGAGGAAGCGCGTGCAGGACGACCCGAAGGCGACGCTGGAGCGGGGCACGGACTTCGTCCTCTACATGCTGGCGGATGGGCTGGTGGACGCGCAGTTCCCCATCCTGGACGCGTTCAGTGACGAGCTGGAGGACCTGGAGG contains these protein-coding regions:
- the corA gene encoding magnesium/cobalt transporter CorA, with translation MIQVCLLKDGQLVTGGEELLAHDGRKWVDVQKPTEEIMARLAERFGLHKLAVEDCLHLDQRPKLEEYPNHQFIVLQGFSVASKDVCDLTLHEHHFFLSHDWLISVHEFPFAGLEAVRKRVQDDPKATLERGTDFVLYMLADGLVDAQFPILDAFSDELEDLEVAIFENVEKGHLQRIFEMKRMLVTVRRVLSPQRDVVGLLSRRGLPNIHDRTTLYFRDVYDHLVRLYEQIDAGRDIVGNVMDGYLSMVANKTNDITKQLTIFSTLFLPLSFIVGFFGQNFEVLSAKGYYYAMWVTIIGFPVALILWFRHKQWL